The Streptomyces sp. TLI_105 DNA segment TGCCCGTAGGTCCGCCACCTGCGGGCCCGATGGCCGCGGGTATCGCCCTACTTGCCGCGAAACAGACCGGTCCAGCTTACGTTGTACGACGACCTTCGCCATTCCGGGGTGGCGGGCGTCGCGCGCCTCACCCGTACGGGGCGCGCGCCGACCGCCAACGCGCCTACTCCGCAAGGGAGTTCGGGGTCAGCGGGCAGCCGCTCCGGAGACCACCATCGCGAGGGTCGCCTCGACGACGACGCTGCGGCCCTGAGCGGAGAGACGACGAAGGGGCCCGTCGACCAGGAGAAGTGACAGTCCGTGCACCGCCGACCACGCGGCGGCAGCGGTGGGGCGGACGCCGGGCCGTGCGGCGCCCTGCCGGGTGAGCGCTTCGAGCGCCTCCCTGAGCAGGGTGAACGCGCGGATCTCGGGCTCGGCGGACGGTCGGGCGGACAGGGGCTCGTCCGCGGCGGCGGGGCGGGGGACGCAGAACGCGGCCCGGTAGAGGCCGGGCTGCTCCACGGCGAAGCCGACGTACCCCCGGCAGAGGGCGGTGACCCGGCGCTCGGCGGCGAGACCGGGGTCGTCGGCCCCGGGCTCGCGGGCGGCGGCCCGCTCCATGGCGGCGGCGAGCTCCCGCCGGGCATGGGTCCGTACGGTACGGAGGAGTTCGCCGCGCCCGTCGAAGTGCCGGTAGGCGGCGGTGGGCGAGACGCCGACCCGGCGGGCGGCCTCGCGCAGGACGACCCGCTCGGGGCCGCCTTCGGTGGCGAGGTCGACGGCCGCGCAGATCAGCGCGTTGCGCAGATCGCCGTGGTGGTAGGTCTTTCCCGCCGAAGTCGCTGGCATGGACTCATCCTGCCCGAAGTTAACCGCATGAACATTCCAGGTGGGGGAGCGACGCGCGGGAACCGGAAGAGCCCCTACCGGATGAATGAATCCGGCAGGGGCTCCTGGACGTCAGGCCTCAGCGCGCGGTCTCCCGCTCGTACGCCTTGAGGACCTCCTCCGTGGGGCCGTCCATCAGGAGCTGCCCCTTCTCCAGCCAGAGCACCCGGTCGCAGGTGTCCCGGATGGACTTGTTGCTGTGGCTCACCAGGAAGACCGTGCCGGCCTCCTTGCGGAGCTCGCGGATGCGCTCCTCGGAGCGGATCTGGAACTTGCGGTCACCGGTCGCGAGCGCCTCGTCGATGAGGAGGACGTCGTGGTTCTTGGCCGCCGCGATGGCGAAGCGGAGCCGGGCGCCCATGCCGGAGGAGTACGTCCGCATGGGGAGGCTGATGAAGTCGCCCTTCTCGTTGATGCCGGAGAAGTCGACGATGTCCTCGTAGCGGGAGCGCACCTCCTCGCGGCTCATGCCCATGGCGAGGCCGCCCAGGATCACGTTGCGCTCGCCGGTGAGGTCGTTCATGAGGGCCGCGTTGACGCCCAGGAGCGAGGGCTGCCCGTCGGTGTAGACCTTGCCGCTCTCGGTGGGGAGCAGGCCGGCGATGGCGCGCAGGAGCGTGGACTTGCCGGAGCCGTTGGTGCCGATGAGGCCGATGGCCTCGCCCCGGTAGGCGGTGAAGGTGACGCCGCGGACGGCGTGGACCTTGCGGACGCCCCGGGAGACCTCGGCCTTGCCGCGGCCGACGATCCGGCTGAGCGCCGCCGTGGCGCTGCCCCTGCCTCCGCCTCCGGTGTGGACCCGGTAGACGATGTGGACGTCGTCGCAGATGACGGTGGGGACGCGGTCCTGGTTCGTGTCAGCCACGGCCGTACCTCTCCTCGGCCTTCCAGAAGTAGACGAAACCGCCGATGCCGAAGACCAGGGCCCAGGCGAGGGCGGTCATCCAGACGTGCGACGGCAGGTTCTCGGCGCCGTAACCCTCGATGAGGGAGTAGCGGATCAGGTCCATGTAGACCGCCGCCGGGTTGTACATGAGGACGTCGGCGATCCACGCCGGCTTGTCCGCCAGCATGGCCGAGATCGAGAACATCACGCCGGACGCGTACATCCACGTGCGCATGACGAACGGCATCAGCTGGGCGAGGTCGGGCGTCTTGGCGCCCATCCTGGCCATGATCAGGGCCAGCCCGATGTTGAACACGAACTGCAGGAACAGCGCCGGGAGCAGCAGCAGCCACCGGAGGGAGGGGTAGCTGCCGAAGGAGATCGCGACCGCCACGAGCACGATCATCGAGAACAGCAGCTGCTGGAGCTGCTGAAGCGAGAAGGAGATCGGGAGGGTGGCGCGCGGGAAGTGCAGGGCCCGGACCAGGCCGAGGTTGCCCGAGATGGCCCGGACGCCAGCCATCACCGAGTTCTGGGTGAAGGTGAACACGAAGATGCCGGTGACCAGGAACGGGATGTAGACGTCCTTGCTCAGGCCCTTACCGGCGCCGAGGATCAGCCCGAAGATCAGGTAGTAGACCAGGGCGTTCAGCAGGGGGGTCGCCACCTGCCACACCTGGCCCAGCTTCGCCTGGCTGTACTGGGCGGTCAGCTTCGCCGAGGAGAAGGCCAGGATGAAGTGGCGACGGCTCCACAGATCGCGGACGTACTCGAACAGTCCGGGCCGGGCTCCGCTGACGGCGAGGCCGTACTTCGCGGCGAGGGCGGCCGGCTCCAGGCCCTCGTCGACGGAGGACGGAGGCGCGCTCGTCGCGACCGCCCCGCCCAGGTGTGTGTCACTCACAGTCGAAACTTTCGTGTTCAAGATGCGCGGCACGTGGAGTACCACGATGTCAGACGACCGGGGGGCGACCCAGCCGGGTCAGGCGCCACACCGTACGCCACCTCATCGGGCGGCGCGGTCCGCAGGGGGTCGTCCAGCCCGCGCGGAATCCGCCGAGCCACGCCTTCAGCGCGGAGGGCGAGGGCCGCCGGGCCAACGTGAGCAGGAGCCAGACGCCGAGATAGACCGGCACCAGGGGCGCGGGCAGATTGCGACGTGCCAGCCACACTCGGTTGCGGGCCACGTTGAAGTGGTACGAGGCATGCCGGGACGGGGCTGTGGTGGGGTGCAGCAGCACCATGTCGGAACGGTAGTCGATCATCCAGTCGGCGTCGAGCGCGCGCCAGGCGAGGTCGGTCTCCTCGTGCGCGTAGAAGAACTCGTCCGGCAGACCGCCGACTTCGGCGAAGACCTTGGTGCGGACGGCGTTGGCGCCGCCGAGGAAGGTGGTCACCCGCGAGGAGCGCATCGGGTCGGCCGAGCGGAGCCGCGGCACGTGCCGGCGCTGGGTCGCCCCGGTCTCCGGATCGGCGATCCGGAAGCTGATGATGCCGAGGCGCGGGTCGGCGGTGAAGGCCTGCCGGACCAGCTCGACGGTGTCCCTGTGGGCGAGCAGCCCGTCGTCGTCGAGGAAGAGCAGGACGTCGACGTCGGTGCCGCCGGGGCCGAAGGCCTCGATGCCGACGTTCCGGCCGCCGGGGATGCCGAGGTTCTCGGGCAGGTCGACGGTCCGCACCCAGTCGGGCACCCCGGTGACCGGGGTGCCCTGACCGACGACGACGACCTCGACCGGGTCGCCCTCCTGCGCGGCGACCGAGTCGATGAGCGCGCGCAGGTCGTCGGGGCGGTTGCCCATCGTGATGATGACGGCACCCACCCTGAGCGGCGTACTCACGGCCGGCCTCACTTCAGCCTGCTGGAGACCATGATCGACACGAGGTGCAGCACGGTCTGGAGCAGTGCGATGCCGGCGAGGACGGCGACACCGAGCCGGGAGAAGAAGAGGTCTCCCCTGGCCTGGTCCGCGATCGCCAGGACCACGATGAGCAGCGAGGCCTCGATGCCGAGGACGAGCCGGTGGAACTTGAGCGCGGCGGCGGCCCGGCGGGCCAGCGCCATCCCGGAGGAGCGCGGCTCGGAAGCCGCCTCCTTGACCGGCGGCAGACCGCCCTGGTGGCGGGCGACGCCGACGAGGTCGGTCTCGGCCTTGATCAGGATGGCGCCGAGCGCGGCGAGCGTGCCCAGGAAGGCCCACAGCCAGTCGATCCGGCCCGAGCCCCACAGGTCGGCGGCGCGCAGGCCGAAGCCGACGAGGACGGCCGCGTCGCACAGGTAGGCGCCGACCCGGTCCAGGTAGACGCCGGCCAGCGAGTACTGCTTCTTCCAGCGGGCCACCTCGCCGTCGACGCAGTCGAGCAGCAGGTAGAGCTGGACCATGAGCGCGCCGAGCAGCGCCCCCGGGATCCCGGGCACCAGCAGGGCCGGTGCGGCGAGGACGCCCGCGAGCGTCATGACGTACGTCAGCTGGTTCGGCGTGACCTTGGTGCCGACGAGCTGCCGGGTGATCCTGAGCGAGATCTCCCGCATGTAGAGGCGGCCGCCCCAGTGCTCGCCACTCCGCCGGTCCTTCACGCCCGGGGGGTGGACGACCGGGCGGAGCTCAGCTACCGAGGGCTTCCGCGAAGGACGGAGCTCAGTTACCGATGGCTTTGGCATAGTCGGCGTACGCGTCCCTGATCTCGTCGTCGGACAGGTCGAGGTGTTCGAGGATGGTGTAGCGGCCCGGTCGGGTCTGCGGGGCGAAGGACACCGCCTGGACGAACTCGTCCACGGTGAAGCCCATCTCCTCCGGCAGGACGGGCAGCCCGTGCCGGCGCAACGTCTCGACCATCACGCCGGAGGCGTCCCGCGCACCGCGCAGGTGCATCGCGAAGGCCGCGCCGAGGCCGCACTGCTCGCCGTGGCTGGCCGCCCGCGTCGGGAACAGCAGGTCGAAGGCGTGGCTGATCTCGTGACACGCGCCCGAGGAGGGGCGGCTGTCGCCGCTGATGGACATGGCGATGCCGGACATCACCAGGCCCTCGGAGAGGGTGACGAGGAAGTCGTCGTCGCCCACGCCGCCGGGGTGGCGGAGCACGGCCTCACCGGCGCTGCGGGCCATGGCGGCGGCCAGGCCGTCGACCGGCTCGCCGTTCTCGCGGTGCGAGAGCTCCCAGTCCTCGATGGCGGAGAGGTTGGAGATCGCGTCGCCGATGCCGGAGCGGACGTACCGCACGGGGGCGTCCCGGATCACGTCGAGGTCGATGACCAGCGCGATCGGGGTGGGGACGCCGTACGAGCCGCGGCCGTTGTCGTTGTCCAGGGTGGAGATCGGCGAGCAGATCCCGTCGTGCGACAGGTTCGTGGCGATGGCCACCAGCGGCAGCCCGACCCGGGCCGCCGCGTACTTGGTCACGTCGATGATCTTGCCGCCGCCGAGGGCGACCACGGCGTCGTACCGCTTGCC contains these protein-coding regions:
- a CDS encoding iron-containing alcohol dehydrogenase family protein, giving the protein MPVLTRLIPSPVVVDIRRGALDDLSALLADQRISSNGKIAVAISGGSGLKLRDHFAPELPGADWYPVSGGTIDEAVKLADAMRGKRYDAVVALGGGKIIDVTKYAAARVGLPLVAIATNLSHDGICSPISTLDNDNGRGSYGVPTPIALVIDLDVIRDAPVRYVRSGIGDAISNLSAIEDWELSHRENGEPVDGLAAAMARSAGEAVLRHPGGVGDDDFLVTLSEGLVMSGIAMSISGDSRPSSGACHEISHAFDLLFPTRAASHGEQCGLGAAFAMHLRGARDASGVMVETLRRHGLPVLPEEMGFTVDEFVQAVSFAPQTRPGRYTILEHLDLSDDEIRDAYADYAKAIGN
- a CDS encoding CDP-alcohol phosphatidyltransferase family protein; translated protein: MPKPSVTELRPSRKPSVAELRPVVHPPGVKDRRSGEHWGGRLYMREISLRITRQLVGTKVTPNQLTYVMTLAGVLAAPALLVPGIPGALLGALMVQLYLLLDCVDGEVARWKKQYSLAGVYLDRVGAYLCDAAVLVGFGLRAADLWGSGRIDWLWAFLGTLAALGAILIKAETDLVGVARHQGGLPPVKEAASEPRSSGMALARRAAAALKFHRLVLGIEASLLIVVLAIADQARGDLFFSRLGVAVLAGIALLQTVLHLVSIMVSSRLK
- a CDS encoding ABC transporter ATP-binding protein, which encodes MADTNQDRVPTVICDDVHIVYRVHTGGGGRGSATAALSRIVGRGKAEVSRGVRKVHAVRGVTFTAYRGEAIGLIGTNGSGKSTLLRAIAGLLPTESGKVYTDGQPSLLGVNAALMNDLTGERNVILGGLAMGMSREEVRSRYEDIVDFSGINEKGDFISLPMRTYSSGMGARLRFAIAAAKNHDVLLIDEALATGDRKFQIRSEERIRELRKEAGTVFLVSHSNKSIRDTCDRVLWLEKGQLLMDGPTEEVLKAYERETAR
- a CDS encoding ABC transporter permease; this translates as MSDTHLGGAVATSAPPSSVDEGLEPAALAAKYGLAVSGARPGLFEYVRDLWSRRHFILAFSSAKLTAQYSQAKLGQVWQVATPLLNALVYYLIFGLILGAGKGLSKDVYIPFLVTGIFVFTFTQNSVMAGVRAISGNLGLVRALHFPRATLPISFSLQQLQQLLFSMIVLVAVAISFGSYPSLRWLLLLPALFLQFVFNIGLALIMARMGAKTPDLAQLMPFVMRTWMYASGVMFSISAMLADKPAWIADVLMYNPAAVYMDLIRYSLIEGYGAENLPSHVWMTALAWALVFGIGGFVYFWKAEERYGRG
- a CDS encoding TetR/AcrR family transcriptional regulator, giving the protein MPATSAGKTYHHGDLRNALICAAVDLATEGGPERVVLREAARRVGVSPTAAYRHFDGRGELLRTVRTHARRELAAAMERAAAREPGADDPGLAAERRVTALCRGYVGFAVEQPGLYRAAFCVPRPAAADEPLSARPSAEPEIRAFTLLREALEALTRQGAARPGVRPTAAAAWSAVHGLSLLLVDGPLRRLSAQGRSVVVEATLAMVVSGAAAR
- a CDS encoding glycosyltransferase family 2 protein — encoded protein: MGNRPDDLRALIDSVAAQEGDPVEVVVVGQGTPVTGVPDWVRTVDLPENLGIPGGRNVGIEAFGPGGTDVDVLLFLDDDGLLAHRDTVELVRQAFTADPRLGIISFRIADPETGATQRRHVPRLRSADPMRSSRVTTFLGGANAVRTKVFAEVGGLPDEFFYAHEETDLAWRALDADWMIDYRSDMVLLHPTTAPSRHASYHFNVARNRVWLARRNLPAPLVPVYLGVWLLLTLARRPSPSALKAWLGGFRAGWTTPCGPRRPMRWRTVWRLTRLGRPPVV